The following proteins come from a genomic window of Myroides odoratus DSM 2801:
- a CDS encoding LTA synthase family protein, with product MLSNRFRLNEMLVFAYRLFLAFFFYFIARVLFYFYNSDLLAVDSAGQFMKLAYHGLTFDRMAIFYVNILFILLSIVPIFKSTSKGYQKVVFWSYIIPNLLAYATNFIDFIYYRFIYARTTIAVFDSLEHESNKGQLFLNFLVNYWHVFALCIALCVLWVFLYKRVKFTQTLEVESKKNYFISSACIIVIVGVGFIAGVRGDLKKTTRPLNIIDANRHVEKPEHADIVLNTPFAILRTIGKTSFKKVEYMDEATLNRYVSGTKQYYSTDPSTPNIVLFITESYAREYIGAFNQDMNIPNFKSYTPFIDSLAQHSLIFPNAFANGYKSIHGVSSVIAGIPSFKDAFTSSPFPKQNIESLVSTLKSKGYDTSFFHGAPNGSMGFLGFGNILGYDHYYGKTEYNNDDDFDGTWGIWDEPFFQYMRKTLNEKKGPFFATLFTVSSHEPFQVPSQYEGKFPKGNQQIHQTVGYTDYAFKRFFEESSKEPWFKNTIFVITADHTNQIDYDEYRKLVNRTAVPILFYTADERYKGVDKSLAQQIDIYPTLLDMIGYDKPFRSWGRSLLNDTIVKPFTINYGGNEYTYQEGNYIVRFNGKEVTGFYAINDKGLEHNLIQNKNKEMEELEMKCKAFVQDYFDRIIDKRLDR from the coding sequence ATGCTTTCAAATCGCTTCAGATTAAATGAAATGTTGGTATTTGCATATCGACTTTTTTTAGCATTCTTTTTTTACTTTATAGCGCGAGTTTTATTCTATTTCTACAATAGTGATTTGCTTGCCGTTGATTCTGCAGGACAGTTTATGAAACTGGCTTATCACGGATTGACCTTTGATAGAATGGCTATTTTTTATGTCAACATTTTATTCATTTTGTTGTCTATTGTGCCAATCTTTAAAAGTACATCGAAAGGATACCAAAAGGTTGTTTTTTGGAGCTATATCATTCCCAATTTATTGGCCTATGCAACCAATTTTATAGATTTTATTTATTACCGCTTTATATATGCTCGTACCACAATTGCTGTATTTGATAGCTTAGAACACGAATCAAATAAAGGACAGTTATTCTTGAACTTCTTGGTGAACTATTGGCATGTATTTGCTTTGTGTATTGCACTTTGCGTTTTATGGGTGTTTTTGTATAAGCGAGTAAAATTTACGCAAACACTAGAAGTAGAGAGCAAAAAGAATTACTTTATTTCAAGTGCTTGTATTATCGTTATTGTAGGGGTAGGATTTATTGCGGGTGTACGTGGAGATTTAAAGAAAACAACGCGTCCATTGAATATCATTGATGCCAATCGCCATGTGGAAAAACCAGAACACGCCGATATCGTATTGAATACGCCTTTTGCTATTTTGCGCACCATCGGTAAAACGAGTTTCAAGAAAGTAGAATATATGGATGAGGCGACATTGAATCGCTATGTTAGTGGAACAAAACAGTACTATTCTACGGATCCATCAACACCAAATATCGTTTTGTTTATTACGGAAAGTTATGCGAGAGAATATATTGGCGCTTTTAATCAAGATATGAATATTCCCAATTTCAAAAGTTATACTCCATTTATTGATTCCTTAGCACAACACAGTTTGATTTTTCCGAATGCTTTTGCTAATGGCTACAAGTCTATTCACGGTGTGTCTTCTGTTATTGCGGGAATTCCTTCATTTAAAGATGCTTTTACATCTTCGCCATTTCCAAAACAAAATATCGAATCGTTGGTTTCTACATTGAAATCAAAAGGATATGATACGTCTTTCTTCCATGGAGCACCAAATGGTTCGATGGGATTCTTAGGATTTGGAAATATCTTGGGATATGACCATTATTACGGAAAAACAGAATACAATAATGACGATGATTTTGACGGAACTTGGGGAATTTGGGATGAACCTTTCTTCCAATACATGCGCAAAACATTAAACGAGAAAAAAGGACCATTCTTTGCAACCTTATTTACGGTTTCTTCTCATGAACCTTTTCAAGTGCCTAGTCAATATGAAGGGAAATTCCCAAAAGGAAATCAGCAAATTCACCAAACCGTAGGGTATACTGATTATGCGTTTAAACGCTTCTTTGAGGAAAGTAGCAAAGAACCTTGGTTTAAGAATACGATTTTTGTAATTACAGCGGATCATACCAATCAAATTGATTATGATGAATATAGAAAATTAGTAAATCGCACAGCAGTTCCTATTTTATTCTATACGGCTGATGAACGTTACAAAGGAGTAGATAAGTCCTTGGCACAACAAATCGATATTTATCCAACGCTATTAGATATGATTGGATATGATAAACCTTTTAGAAGCTGGGGAAGAAGCTTGTTAAATGATACAATCGTCAAACCTTTTACAATTAACTATGGAGGAAATGAATATACATACCAAGAAGGAAACTATATTGTTCGCTTTAATGGAAAAGAAGTAACGGGATTCTATGCAATCAATGACAAAGGGTTGGAGCACAATTTAATCCAAAATAAGAACAAAGAAATGGAAGAGTTAGAAATGAAGTGTAAGGCTTTTGTTCAGGATTATTTCGATCGAATTATTGATAAGCGTTTGGATCGGTAG
- a CDS encoding VWA domain-containing protein — translation MEQENKNTTRWRLILGEDTRALQQVALDEKASIMDAALAAIYNRGEEGKSGRKGAGLGASAPNLAKWLTDVRTFFPEDVVSVIQSDAIERKGLTKLLFEPETLKNVKPDMAMVGTLLALKGQIPEKSKETARELVRNVVDEIMKRMEQDMRRAVTGALNKKAHSPIPNFASTDWKRTINRNLKNYDIQTKRLIPEKFYFFERSQKQKSWTVILDIDQSGSMADSIIYSSVMGSIFASMPALDTHVVAFDTEVTDLTELCRQDPVDMLFGVQLGGGTDINKSVAYCQTLIENPRKTIFILISDLYEGGVRKGLLRRLNEMHQEGVKVITLLALTDQGKPDYDENLGKEISKLGIACFACTPDRLPDLVASALKGKDLMAFGKEDK, via the coding sequence ATGGAACAAGAAAATAAAAATACAACGCGTTGGCGATTGATTTTAGGGGAAGATACACGGGCTTTGCAACAAGTAGCACTCGATGAAAAAGCATCAATTATGGATGCTGCTTTAGCGGCAATTTACAATCGGGGTGAAGAAGGAAAGAGTGGTCGAAAAGGCGCAGGATTAGGTGCTTCAGCGCCTAATTTAGCCAAGTGGTTAACGGATGTACGTACTTTTTTTCCAGAAGATGTCGTTAGTGTGATTCAATCTGATGCTATTGAACGCAAAGGGTTGACAAAATTGTTATTTGAACCTGAAACACTGAAAAATGTAAAACCAGATATGGCCATGGTGGGAACACTGTTGGCGCTAAAAGGTCAAATTCCTGAAAAATCGAAAGAAACAGCGCGAGAACTTGTGCGCAATGTCGTCGATGAAATCATGAAAAGAATGGAGCAAGATATGCGTCGTGCAGTTACGGGAGCTTTAAATAAAAAGGCCCATTCGCCCATTCCTAATTTTGCTTCAACGGATTGGAAAAGAACAATTAATCGCAATTTAAAAAACTACGATATTCAGACTAAGCGACTAATTCCTGAAAAGTTTTATTTCTTTGAACGTAGTCAAAAGCAAAAAAGCTGGACAGTTATTTTGGATATTGATCAAAGTGGATCCATGGCAGATTCGATTATTTATTCCTCTGTTATGGGATCTATCTTTGCGAGTATGCCAGCACTCGATACGCATGTGGTTGCCTTTGATACGGAAGTCACTGATTTGACTGAATTATGCCGTCAAGATCCTGTGGATATGCTGTTTGGTGTGCAATTAGGTGGAGGAACCGATATCAATAAATCGGTTGCTTATTGTCAAACTTTGATTGAGAATCCGCGTAAAACTATTTTCATCTTGATTTCAGATTTATATGAAGGTGGGGTGCGCAAGGGATTACTACGCCGTTTGAATGAAATGCATCAAGAAGGGGTTAAAGTGATTACGTTATTAGCCTTGACTGATCAAGGTAAACCAGATTATGATGAGAATTTAGGAAAGGAAATCAGTAAATTAGGTATTGCTTGCTTTGCTTGTACTCCTGATCGTCTGCCTGATTTAGTAGCATCTGCATTGAAAGGAAAAGATTTAATGGCTTTTGGAAAAGAGGATAAGTAA
- a CDS encoding DUF5682 family protein — protein MEHNLADEEDCAKEVSRRLSPGVPADLGAGWFEGLSGRNRYALLSRTMLWRELDQYVAQLDEEEFLRAVVFLRRAFGVFEPNQKNSIAELLGDIWGTGEEQTAEALQGELTQAEAEKLDELNDFDFEF, from the coding sequence TTGGAACACAATTTAGCGGATGAAGAAGATTGTGCAAAAGAAGTTTCGCGTCGCTTATCGCCTGGTGTTCCCGCAGATTTGGGTGCTGGTTGGTTTGAAGGGCTATCTGGACGAAATCGCTATGCGCTCTTGTCTAGAACGATGTTGTGGAGGGAACTCGATCAGTATGTCGCTCAGTTGGATGAGGAAGAGTTTTTGCGTGCTGTTGTTTTTTTACGCCGCGCTTTTGGAGTGTTTGAACCCAATCAAAAGAATAGTATTGCCGAATTACTCGGAGATATTTGGGGAACAGGGGAAGAACAGACTGCTGAAGCATTACAAGGTGAATTAACACAGGCAGAAGCAGAAAAACTAGATGAATTGAACGATTTTGACTTTGAGTTTTAA
- a CDS encoding ATP-binding protein, which yields MTDTKQDILRLPAEQLYAHELEALREEDKNVEKPVGWQLSPKAVLKFIVGGKAGKTEITPKYIGHNRLVEIAIATLLTDRSLLLIGEPGTAKSWLSENLTAAICGDSAKVVQGTAGTSEEQIRYSWNYAMLLANGPSNEALIKSPIYRAMETGSVARFEEISRCASEVQDALISILSEKNIAIPELGNELAAQRGFSIIATANTRDRGVNDMSSALKRRFNIIVLPAPANLETEVSIVTKRVAEISNSYQLKATLPNQEAIEKIVTIFRELRQGATLDEKQKLKSPSGVISTAEAISLITNSMALAASFGDGTITDEDLAAGLQGAVVKDEDKDKLVWKEYLENVMKKRGASWRGLYNTCSEMNA from the coding sequence ATGACAGATACAAAACAAGATATACTGAGATTACCAGCGGAGCAATTATATGCGCATGAGCTAGAAGCTTTAAGAGAGGAAGATAAAAATGTTGAAAAACCTGTGGGCTGGCAGCTTTCACCCAAAGCAGTTTTAAAATTTATTGTTGGAGGAAAAGCTGGAAAAACGGAAATCACGCCTAAATATATCGGGCACAATCGCTTGGTAGAAATTGCCATTGCGACTTTGCTAACCGATCGTTCGCTTTTGTTAATTGGTGAACCAGGAACAGCAAAATCTTGGTTATCAGAGAATTTAACTGCAGCTATTTGTGGGGATTCTGCTAAAGTGGTACAGGGAACAGCAGGAACAAGCGAAGAACAAATTCGCTATTCCTGGAATTATGCTATGTTATTAGCTAATGGTCCATCCAATGAAGCGTTAATTAAAAGTCCGATTTACAGAGCGATGGAAACAGGGTCTGTGGCGCGTTTTGAAGAAATTTCACGTTGTGCTTCTGAGGTACAAGATGCTTTAATTTCAATTCTTTCAGAGAAGAACATCGCCATTCCTGAATTAGGTAATGAATTAGCCGCTCAGCGCGGGTTTTCAATTATAGCAACCGCAAATACGAGAGATAGAGGTGTAAACGATATGTCCTCCGCCTTAAAACGCCGTTTTAATATCATCGTTTTGCCAGCTCCAGCAAATCTAGAAACCGAAGTATCTATTGTTACCAAACGCGTGGCTGAAATTTCCAATAGCTATCAATTGAAGGCTACTTTACCTAACCAGGAGGCCATTGAGAAGATTGTTACGATTTTCCGTGAATTGCGTCAAGGAGCTACTTTAGATGAAAAACAAAAGTTGAAATCACCAAGTGGTGTTATTTCTACAGCAGAAGCCATTTCTTTGATTACAAATAGCATGGCTTTGGCAGCTAGTTTTGGCGATGGAACAATCACGGATGAGGATTTAGCAGCAGGCTTACAGGGAGCTGTAGTCAAAGATGAAGATAAAGACAAATTAGTCTGGAAAGAATATCTAGAAAATGTAATGAAAAAAAGAGGCGCATCGTGGCGAGGTCTATACAATACTTGTAGTGAGATGAATGCTTAA
- a CDS encoding DUF5682 family protein, which produces MNAKVNIFGVRHLSPGASHHLLAYLKEKKPKCILIEGPSDATAMIVSMAQKEVKPPIALLAYTTELPIETVLYPFAFYSPEYQAINWGVKNKKEVRFIDLPTPIMLRLQQERKREVDEKAQAFYTFHNGLYEAIAHHSDETDYEHYWERDFEHNLNTDAFRERLIYQSGAMRELVVNQEYEDAPYDFSYNLIREAHMRREIQRAITEGFKPEDIVVIVGAYHVLGMDLDLPALTDQELKNIPTVDAQLTLMPYSYLRLSSRMGYGAGNRAPYYFELMWQAMTQNKLEDLAAIYLSKVAKTMREMGNNASSASVIEAVRLAQALTAMRGGAFPVLEDLHDAVITCFGGGELAPVAEAINRIDIGTAIGFLPEGVSQTPVQENVNQELKRLKLTQYKSAVAQELSLDLRENFKVKSTEAAYIDLNRSTFFHRLAVLDIHFAKPIRTHQDNATWSEKWELQWTPEVEIEIVESNLKGETLEIAAAYQLREQLADCTDLALAAQIIRLACECQLTHIFENALRTLQALLVEAVDFKATAYAAHELAVLIQYGDLRQFNLEPLVPILQQLFLRAALLVQEAASCDDKAATEMMKAINVMELIAQQQYEIVDVESWQKELHQVAWRDDLNTKLSIGRSFFDFIGTQFSG; this is translated from the coding sequence ATGAATGCAAAAGTAAATATATTTGGTGTCAGACATCTTTCGCCTGGAGCATCTCATCATCTTTTAGCGTATCTAAAAGAAAAGAAACCGAAGTGTATTTTGATTGAAGGCCCTTCGGATGCTACCGCAATGATTGTTTCTATGGCCCAAAAAGAGGTAAAACCTCCGATTGCTTTATTGGCGTATACAACGGAATTACCCATTGAAACGGTACTTTATCCCTTTGCTTTTTATTCGCCCGAATATCAGGCAATTAATTGGGGGGTGAAGAACAAAAAGGAAGTGCGTTTTATTGATTTGCCTACGCCAATTATGTTGCGTTTACAACAGGAACGCAAGCGTGAAGTTGATGAAAAAGCACAAGCTTTTTATACTTTTCACAATGGTTTGTATGAGGCGATTGCCCATCATAGTGATGAAACGGATTATGAGCATTATTGGGAACGCGATTTTGAACATAATTTAAATACAGATGCTTTTCGTGAGCGATTGATTTATCAATCAGGAGCAATGCGTGAATTGGTGGTTAATCAAGAATATGAGGACGCACCTTATGATTTTTCTTACAATCTGATTCGAGAAGCACATATGCGTCGTGAAATTCAACGTGCAATTACAGAAGGGTTTAAACCCGAAGATATTGTTGTGATCGTTGGAGCTTATCACGTTTTGGGTATGGATTTAGACCTACCTGCATTGACAGATCAAGAGCTGAAAAATATTCCAACAGTAGATGCTCAATTGACGCTTATGCCGTATTCTTATCTGCGTCTCAGCAGTCGAATGGGATATGGAGCTGGGAATAGGGCACCTTATTATTTTGAATTGATGTGGCAAGCAATGACGCAAAATAAATTGGAGGATTTAGCCGCTATTTACCTTTCTAAAGTAGCGAAAACAATGCGAGAGATGGGAAATAATGCTTCTTCTGCAAGCGTGATAGAAGCGGTGCGATTAGCACAAGCTTTGACAGCTATGCGCGGTGGAGCATTTCCTGTTTTAGAAGATTTACACGATGCCGTAATTACTTGCTTTGGTGGTGGAGAACTTGCACCGGTAGCAGAAGCCATTAACCGCATTGATATTGGAACGGCTATTGGTTTCTTACCGGAAGGGGTAAGCCAAACGCCAGTACAAGAAAACGTCAATCAAGAGTTAAAGCGATTAAAGTTAACCCAATATAAATCTGCTGTGGCGCAAGAATTGAGCTTAGATTTACGAGAAAACTTTAAGGTTAAATCAACAGAAGCAGCATATATTGATTTAAATCGCTCTACTTTTTTTCATCGGTTAGCTGTGTTGGATATTCACTTTGCTAAACCAATTCGCACCCACCAAGATAATGCGACTTGGTCTGAAAAGTGGGAATTACAATGGACACCAGAAGTAGAAATAGAAATTGTGGAATCCAATCTAAAAGGAGAAACCCTTGAGATAGCAGCAGCGTATCAATTGAGGGAACAATTGGCAGACTGCACAGATCTTGCTTTGGCTGCTCAAATTATTCGCTTAGCGTGTGAATGTCAATTGACGCATATTTTTGAAAATGCATTGCGTACCTTACAAGCGCTTTTGGTTGAAGCAGTTGATTTTAAAGCGACAGCTTATGCTGCGCATGAATTAGCAGTATTGATTCAGTATGGTGATTTGCGTCAGTTTAATTTAGAGCCTTTAGTGCCAATTTTACAGCAGTTGTTCTTGCGTGCGGCTCTATTGGTACAAGAAGCGGCTTCCTGTGATGATAAAGCAGCGACAGAAATGATGAAGGCGATTAATGTGATGGAGTTAATTGCTCAACAGCAATATGAAATCGTCGATGTAGAATCTTGGCAAAAGGAACTCCATCAAGTGGCTTGGCGTGATGATTTGAATACCAAACTATCGATCGGGAGGAGCTTTTTCGATTTTATTGGAACACAATTTAGCGGATGA
- the yidC gene encoding membrane protein insertase YidC → MEKKKLDRNSIIGFVIIAGLLIWMMLNNINKEQESIKKDTELAEKEIVKQEQSATFEKALQEPVAGDSLQSEQVRATFGPFAYSAMLPAAKGGTTTLKSDLLTLEVDNKGGKLSHVVVNDFKRFSKDSNEIVALIKDHNAKFNLQLHTTDNRVFNTEDLYFEPTLTKEGENQVLAMRLKASETEFLEYRYVLKPNDYMLDFSIRTQGLSKIVDASKTPELNWEMKTYRNEKSIAYENRYVRLYYEHEKGKDNNLSESSKDDTKELKDVSYIAYKQHFFTSVLLTNKNFETATLNTKNLVADEKVDTVFTKQFASVIPLNYSNGELNYDMNWYFGPSDFKILKSYDRNLDNIVPLGWGIFGWINRFLFIPVFGLLTSFLPYGIGIIVLTILVRLFTSPLTYKSYVSQAKMKMIRPEVNELNEKFKNDPMKKQQETMKLYSKAGVNPMAGCIPALLQIPIFYSLFQFFPSSFDLRQKSFLWADDLSSYDSVLQLPFNIPFYGNHVSLFPLLASIAIFFYMKMTTGDQQMAQPTQEGMPDMSKIMKIMIYVSPIMMLFFFNNYASGLSLYYFISNSITIGIMYVIKNHIVKDEKILATIEENKTKKRPQGKWQRKMQEMMEQAQEQQRLKDQNKK, encoded by the coding sequence ATGGAGAAAAAAAAATTAGATCGTAACAGTATTATAGGCTTTGTGATTATTGCAGGATTGCTGATTTGGATGATGTTGAATAACATCAACAAAGAGCAAGAGTCTATCAAGAAAGATACTGAATTAGCAGAGAAAGAAATCGTTAAACAAGAACAATCCGCTACATTTGAGAAAGCACTTCAAGAACCAGTAGCTGGAGATTCTTTACAATCGGAACAAGTTCGCGCTACATTCGGTCCTTTTGCTTATAGTGCTATGTTACCAGCAGCTAAAGGAGGAACTACAACTTTAAAATCAGATTTACTTACACTTGAAGTTGATAATAAAGGAGGAAAATTATCTCATGTTGTTGTAAATGATTTCAAGAGATTTAGCAAAGATTCAAATGAAATCGTTGCTTTGATTAAAGATCACAACGCGAAATTCAATTTACAATTACACACTACTGATAATCGAGTTTTCAATACAGAAGACTTATATTTTGAACCTACTTTAACTAAAGAAGGTGAAAATCAAGTATTAGCTATGCGTTTAAAAGCTTCTGAAACAGAGTTTTTAGAGTATCGTTATGTATTGAAACCGAATGATTATATGCTTGATTTCTCTATCCGCACACAAGGATTGAGCAAAATCGTTGACGCATCAAAAACACCAGAATTAAACTGGGAAATGAAAACATACCGCAATGAGAAAAGTATTGCGTATGAAAATAGATACGTTCGTTTATACTATGAACACGAAAAAGGAAAAGACAACAACTTAAGTGAGTCTAGTAAAGATGATACTAAGGAGTTGAAAGATGTTTCGTATATCGCGTATAAACAACACTTTTTCACTTCTGTTTTATTGACTAATAAGAACTTTGAAACAGCAACATTAAACACGAAAAATTTAGTGGCTGATGAAAAAGTAGATACGGTATTTACGAAACAATTTGCGAGTGTTATTCCGTTGAACTATAGCAATGGAGAGTTAAACTATGACATGAACTGGTATTTTGGACCATCTGATTTCAAAATATTAAAATCATACGATCGTAACTTAGACAATATTGTACCATTAGGTTGGGGAATTTTTGGATGGATTAACCGTTTCTTATTTATCCCAGTATTTGGATTATTGACTAGTTTCTTACCTTACGGTATTGGTATTATTGTATTGACGATTTTAGTTCGTTTATTTACTTCTCCGTTGACGTATAAGTCATACGTTTCTCAAGCGAAAATGAAAATGATTCGCCCAGAGGTAAATGAATTGAATGAAAAGTTCAAGAATGATCCAATGAAGAAGCAACAAGAAACAATGAAATTGTATTCTAAAGCAGGAGTGAATCCGATGGCAGGTTGTATTCCAGCCTTGTTACAGATTCCAATCTTCTACTCGTTGTTTCAATTCTTCCCGTCTTCATTTGATTTAAGACAAAAGAGCTTCTTGTGGGCAGACGATTTATCATCGTATGACTCTGTGTTACAATTGCCATTTAATATTCCTTTCTATGGTAATCACGTGAGTTTATTCCCATTATTAGCGTCAATTGCAATTTTCTTCTATATGAAGATGACTACAGGAGATCAACAAATGGCTCAACCAACACAAGAAGGGATGCCAGATATGAGTAAAATCATGAAGATCATGATTTACGTATCACCGATTATGATGTTATTCTTCTTTAATAACTACGCTTCAGGTTTATCGTTGTACTACTTCATCTCGAACTCCATTACAATTGGAATTATGTATGTAATTAAAAACCACATTGTAAAAGACGAAAAGATCTTAGCTACAATCGAAGAGAATAAAACGAAAAAGCGTCCACAAGGAAAATGGCAAAGAAAAATGCAAGAAATGATGGAACAAGCA
- a CDS encoding CTP synthase — protein sequence MRQAKYIFVTGGVTSSLGKGIIAASLAKLLQARGYSTTIQKFDPYINVDPGTLNPYEHGECFVTDDGAETDLDLGHYERFLNVPTSQANNVTTGRVYLSVIEKERRGEFLGKTVQVVPHITNEIKDRMQLLGKTGDYDIVITEIGGTVGDIESLPYIESVRQLLWELGDNNAIVVHLTLVPYLAAAGELKTKPTQHSVKTLMESGIKADILVCRTEHNLSVEIRQKLAQFCNVKPEAVIQSIDAETIYDVPNLMLQEGLDKVALKRLDLPEKQTPDLVKWNEFIHRLKFPNHVVNIGLVGKYVELQDSYKSILEALVHGGAQNQAKVNIITIQSDLITATNVSEKLKNLDAILVAPGFGSRGIEGKIETVKYARENKIPFLGICLGMQMAVIEYARNVLGYQTANTTEVNESTQYPVITFMEDQKDITDKGGTMRLGGWDCKLKEGSKVFEIYGDSMINERHRHRYEFNNQYLEDFEKAGLTASGWNPETGLIEIVELDTHPFFVGVQFHPEYKSTVAKPHPLFVHFVKAAIDYKTN from the coding sequence ATGAGACAAGCTAAGTATATTTTCGTAACAGGGGGCGTTACGTCATCCTTAGGAAAAGGAATTATAGCAGCATCGCTGGCAAAATTGTTGCAAGCGAGAGGTTATTCTACGACAATTCAAAAATTCGATCCGTATATTAATGTGGATCCAGGTACATTAAATCCGTATGAGCATGGAGAGTGTTTCGTAACGGATGATGGAGCAGAGACGGATTTAGATTTGGGTCACTATGAGCGATTTTTGAATGTTCCAACTTCTCAGGCAAACAATGTAACAACAGGACGTGTCTATTTATCGGTTATTGAAAAAGAGAGAAGAGGAGAGTTTTTAGGGAAAACAGTTCAAGTGGTTCCTCATATTACCAATGAAATTAAAGATCGCATGCAGTTACTTGGTAAAACAGGAGACTATGATATCGTAATTACAGAAATTGGGGGTACTGTAGGGGATATTGAATCTTTACCATATATTGAATCTGTACGTCAATTGTTATGGGAATTAGGGGACAACAATGCTATTGTGGTTCACCTTACTTTAGTTCCTTACTTGGCAGCAGCAGGGGAGTTGAAAACAAAACCGACACAACACTCTGTGAAAACATTGATGGAAAGCGGAATCAAAGCGGATATCTTAGTTTGTAGAACAGAACATAATTTAAGCGTTGAAATTCGTCAAAAATTAGCACAATTCTGTAATGTAAAACCAGAAGCGGTAATCCAATCTATTGATGCGGAAACGATTTATGACGTACCTAATTTGATGTTGCAAGAAGGGTTAGATAAAGTAGCTTTAAAACGCTTAGATTTACCTGAAAAACAAACGCCAGATTTAGTGAAATGGAATGAATTTATTCACCGTTTGAAATTCCCTAACCATGTAGTTAACATTGGTTTAGTAGGAAAATACGTTGAATTACAAGATTCATATAAATCAATTTTAGAAGCTTTAGTTCACGGTGGTGCACAAAACCAAGCCAAAGTAAATATCATCACGATTCAGTCTGATTTAATTACAGCAACGAATGTAAGTGAGAAATTGAAAAACTTAGATGCTATTTTAGTAGCTCCAGGGTTTGGATCACGTGGTATTGAAGGGAAAATTGAAACCGTAAAATACGCAAGAGAAAACAAAATTCCTTTCTTGGGAATTTGTTTGGGAATGCAAATGGCGGTAATTGAATATGCTAGAAACGTTCTGGGATACCAAACAGCCAATACAACCGAAGTAAACGAGAGTACGCAATATCCAGTAATTACTTTTATGGAAGACCAAAAAGACATTACAGATAAAGGAGGTACCATGCGTTTAGGAGGATGGGATTGTAAATTAAAAGAAGGGTCTAAAGTATTTGAAATCTATGGAGACAGTATGATCAATGAGCGTCACCGTCACCGTTATGAATTCAACAACCAATACTTGGAAGATTTCGAAAAAGCAGGATTAACCGCTTCAGGATGGAATCCAGAAACAGGATTGATCGAAATTGTAGAGTTGGATACACATCCATTCTTCGTTGGGGTTCAATTCCACCCAGAGTACAAAAGTACGGTAGCGAAACCGCACCCACTTTTTGTTCATTTTGTAAAAGCAGCGATTGATTATAAAACAAACTAA